In the bacterium genome, one interval contains:
- a CDS encoding enoyl-CoA hydratase, whose translation MAGGNGSQATGHVRVSRNGDIGEVLLDNPARRNPLSLAVLRDLITAVGGFGADPAVRVIVVSGTSPAFSAGHDLAEMVDRSDAFYEELFDVCCELMAMIRSVPQPVVAAVDGIATAAGCQVVAACDLVVATDRSRFAVPGVRIGLFCSVPMVPLSRAIGRKRALEMLLTGDPIDAATAAEWGLVNRVVPAGELQEAVADLAGRIGRFSAGVLAIGKRAFYEQLDRAEPEAYEYTRQVMAANAAMDDAQEGIGAFLEKRPPVWPAPPPVWPAPPPVWPAPPPGDPAAV comes from the coding sequence ATGGCCGGGGGCAACGGATCGCAGGCCACGGGCCATGTGCGCGTGAGCCGTAACGGCGACATCGGCGAGGTGCTGCTGGACAATCCCGCACGTCGCAATCCGCTCAGCCTGGCGGTGCTGCGCGATCTCATCACCGCGGTCGGTGGGTTCGGTGCCGATCCCGCGGTGCGGGTGATCGTCGTCTCGGGGACGTCCCCCGCCTTCAGCGCCGGTCACGACCTGGCAGAGATGGTGGACCGCTCCGACGCCTTCTACGAGGAGCTCTTCGACGTGTGCTGCGAGTTGATGGCGATGATCCGCAGCGTGCCGCAACCGGTGGTGGCCGCCGTGGACGGCATCGCCACCGCGGCCGGCTGCCAGGTGGTGGCGGCCTGCGACCTTGTCGTGGCGACCGACCGGAGCCGCTTCGCCGTGCCCGGGGTGCGCATCGGCCTGTTCTGCTCGGTGCCCATGGTGCCGCTGTCGCGTGCCATCGGGCGCAAGCGGGCTCTGGAGATGCTGCTCACCGGTGACCCCATCGACGCCGCCACCGCGGCTGAGTGGGGTTTGGTGAACAGGGTGGTGCCCGCCGGGGAGCTGCAGGAGGCGGTGGCCGACCTGGCCGGACGGATCGGCCGCTTCAGCGCCGGCGTGCTGGCGATCGGCAAGAGGGCCTTCTACGAGCAACTCGATCGCGCCGAGCCCGAGGCCTACGAGTACACGCGTCAGGTCATGGCCGCCAACGCCGCCATGGACGACGCTCAGGAGGGCATCGGGGCGTTCCTCGAGAAGCGCCCGCCGGTCTGGCCCGCGCCGCCGCCGGTCTGGCCCGCGCCGCCGCCGGTCTGGCCCGCGCCGCCGCCGGGCGACCCGGCCGCGGTGTAG
- a CDS encoding oxidoreductase — protein MFTALLLSKTEDGFQHSISRLAEDQLPDHEVTVAVDYSTVNYKDGLAICNGAPVVRNWPLVPGIDLAGVVEASDHPDWQPGDRVTVNGWDLGEKHWGGMATKARVEAGWLTRLPAGIDTRAAAAIGTAGYTAMLCVMALEDHGAGPEGGPVVVTGAAGGVGSVAVAVLAKLGYEVVASTGRADSEGDYLRSLGAAAIIDRSELSEPGGRPMARPRWAAGVDTVGSHTLVNLIAALEPEGCVAACGLAGGSDLSGTVFPFILRGASLLGVNCVYQPAARRTEAWQRLATDLDGGTLESITSEVPLGEVPRVAADILAGAVRGRVVVDVNA, from the coding sequence ATGTTCACCGCCCTGCTGCTCTCCAAGACCGAAGACGGATTCCAGCACAGCATCAGCCGGCTCGCCGAGGATCAGCTCCCGGACCACGAGGTGACCGTCGCCGTGGACTATTCCACGGTCAACTATAAGGACGGCCTGGCGATCTGCAACGGCGCGCCGGTGGTGCGCAACTGGCCGCTCGTGCCGGGCATCGACCTGGCAGGTGTCGTCGAGGCAAGCGATCACCCCGACTGGCAACCCGGCGACCGCGTGACCGTGAACGGCTGGGACCTCGGCGAGAAGCACTGGGGCGGCATGGCCACCAAGGCGCGTGTCGAGGCCGGCTGGCTGACGCGCCTGCCCGCCGGCATCGACACGCGCGCCGCGGCCGCCATCGGCACCGCCGGCTACACCGCCATGCTGTGCGTGATGGCCCTGGAGGACCACGGCGCCGGCCCCGAGGGCGGCCCGGTCGTCGTCACCGGCGCCGCCGGGGGCGTCGGCAGCGTGGCGGTCGCCGTGCTGGCCAAACTGGGCTACGAGGTGGTGGCCTCCACCGGTCGGGCGGACAGCGAGGGCGACTACCTGCGCAGCCTCGGCGCCGCGGCCATCATCGACCGCAGCGAGTTGAGCGAGCCCGGCGGGCGACCCATGGCGAGGCCCCGCTGGGCGGCCGGCGTGGACACCGTCGGCAGCCACACGCTCGTGAACCTCATCGCGGCGCTCGAGCCCGAGGGCTGTGTGGCCGCCTGCGGCCTGGCCGGCGGCTCGGATCTCTCCGGCACCGTGTTCCCGTTCATCCTCCGGGGGGCGAGCCTGCTGGGGGTCAACTGCGTCTACCAGCCGGCCGCGCGCCGGACCGAGGCCTGGCAGAGGCTGGCCACCGACCTCGACGGAGGCACCCTGGAGTCCATCACCAGCGAGGTGCCCCTGGGGGAGGTGCCCCGGGTGGCCGCTGACATCCTCGCCGGGGCGGTGCGGGGCCGGGTCGTGGTGGACGTGAACGCCTGA
- the map gene encoding type I methionyl aminopeptidase produces MAKRKRRPLVRSASVQPGIVGPPRPVPRHIARPPYVRNARGEPGPARMSPVRSQAEIEAMRRAGAAAAEILLIAGRQVSPGVTTDAIDEVVHAEVLARGAYPSPLGYRTFPKSVCTSVNEVICHGIPDSRPLVAGDIVNIDVTVYLDGVHGDTSAMFCAGEVDAPSRRLVSGTLRALQAAISVVAPGVPVSEIGRAIEGVARPGGLGVVREFVGHGVGTDFHGNLQIPHYHDPRNSTPLAEGMTFTIEPMLTLGSPQVELWNDGWTAVTADRSRSAQFEHTLLVTADGAEILTVTADGRCAHGLSEAPAPGVRAG; encoded by the coding sequence GTGGCCAAGCGCAAGCGGCGGCCGCTGGTGCGGTCCGCCTCGGTGCAGCCGGGCATCGTCGGGCCGCCCCGACCGGTGCCTCGCCACATTGCCCGCCCGCCGTATGTTCGCAACGCGCGCGGGGAGCCGGGACCGGCGCGCATGTCGCCGGTGCGCTCGCAGGCGGAGATCGAGGCGATGCGCCGCGCGGGGGCGGCGGCCGCGGAGATCCTGCTCATTGCCGGCCGGCAGGTCTCTCCCGGTGTCACCACCGACGCCATCGACGAGGTCGTCCACGCCGAGGTGCTCGCCCGAGGTGCCTACCCCAGCCCGCTCGGGTACCGCACCTTCCCGAAATCGGTCTGCACGTCGGTGAACGAGGTCATCTGCCACGGCATTCCCGACAGCCGTCCGCTGGTTGCCGGCGACATCGTGAACATCGACGTGACCGTGTACCTCGATGGGGTGCACGGCGACACCTCGGCCATGTTCTGCGCCGGCGAGGTGGACGCCCCGAGCCGCCGGCTCGTGAGCGGGACGCTGCGGGCGCTGCAGGCGGCGATCTCGGTGGTGGCGCCCGGCGTGCCGGTCAGCGAGATCGGCAGGGCAATCGAAGGCGTGGCGCGTCCGGGCGGTCTCGGGGTGGTGCGCGAGTTCGTGGGCCACGGCGTGGGGACCGACTTCCACGGCAACCTGCAGATCCCGCACTATCACGATCCGCGCAACTCGACGCCGCTGGCCGAGGGCATGACCTTCACGATCGAACCGATGCTCACGCTCGGCAGCCCGCAGGTGGAGTTGTGGAACGACGGTTGGACGGCGGTGACGGCCGACCGGTCGCGCAGCGCGCAGTTCGAGCACACGCTCCTGGTGACCGCCGACGGTGCCGAGATCCTCACCGTCACCGCCGACGGCCGCTGCGCGCACGGCCTCTCGGAGGCGCCGGCGCCGGGCGTGCGGGCAGGCTGA
- a CDS encoding DegV family protein has product MTVAVVTDSAAALPPAMQRDLDISVVPILLTVDGREIADDALPPHELLAAGTLSTAAPSAGAFTRAVRERQSPDGVLVLTLSDKLSSSHRAAVLGAREAEGSTIVVDTANAAGAQALAVHAAAVAARRGAGLAEAADIARRVAARARLIGVLGSLEQLVRSGRIPSMAGRAGDRLGVRPMFDVHDGRIRRLLPSRNTETAHRRILDQWRQSRPAEVRALHVAAVHAGAPTDAEALLAAVTAETEPATAFIGGFGGALVATAGVGVSGLAWWWETPEDPL; this is encoded by the coding sequence GTGACGGTCGCGGTCGTCACCGACAGCGCCGCCGCACTCCCGCCGGCGATGCAGCGGGACCTGGACATCAGCGTCGTGCCGATCCTGCTCACCGTCGACGGGAGGGAGATCGCCGACGACGCCCTGCCGCCGCACGAACTCCTCGCCGCGGGCACCCTGAGTACCGCGGCGCCGAGCGCCGGCGCATTCACCCGCGCCGTGCGCGAACGCCAGAGTCCCGACGGCGTGCTGGTGCTGACCCTCTCGGACAAGCTGTCGAGCAGCCACCGGGCGGCCGTGCTCGGCGCACGAGAGGCCGAGGGTTCCACGATCGTGGTGGACACCGCCAACGCGGCGGGCGCCCAGGCCCTGGCCGTGCACGCCGCGGCCGTCGCCGCACGGCGCGGCGCCGGCCTGGCCGAGGCGGCGGACATCGCCCGCCGCGTCGCCGCACGAGCGCGCCTCATCGGCGTGCTCGGCAGCCTCGAACAACTCGTGCGAAGCGGGCGGATCCCCTCGATGGCCGGCCGGGCCGGGGATCGGCTGGGGGTCCGACCGATGTTCGACGTGCACGACGGTCGGATCCGGCGGCTGCTGCCGAGCCGCAACACGGAGACCGCCCACCGGCGCATCCTGGATCAGTGGCGCCAGAGTCGCCCGGCCGAGGTCCGCGCCCTGCACGTCGCCGCCGTCCACGCCGGCGCGCCCACCGATGCCGAGGCCCTCCTGGCGGCAGTGACAGCGGAGACCGAGCCGGCCACGGCGTTCATCGGCGGCTTCGGCGGGGCACTGGTCGCCACCGCCGGCGTGGGGGTCTCGGGACTCGCCTGGTGGTGGGAGACGCCCGAGGATCCGCTCTAG